In the Hylaeus volcanicus isolate JK05 chromosome 1, UHH_iyHylVolc1.0_haploid, whole genome shotgun sequence genome, one interval contains:
- the LOC128880148 gene encoding acetyl-CoA acetyltransferase, mitochondrial isoform X1, whose translation MLTLKNISKIHLISLRAYSSKVKLNDVVIVSAVRTPIGSFLGGLSNVPAPKLGAAAIQAAVERAGVSKEQVTEVYMGNVCQAFEGQAPARQATLFAGFPKSTICTTVNKVCASGMKSIMLASQTLQCGHQEIVLAGGMESMSNVPFYLARGETKYGGMKLEDGIVFDGLTDVYNKCHMGNCAENTAKKLNITRNEQDEYAVNSYKRSAAAYENKVFQGELISVNVPQKKGKPDITFNEDEEYKRVDFSKFNKLNTVFQRENGTVTAGNASTLNDGAAALILTTTNVAQKMNLKPLARVVAFQDAATDPIDFPIAPSFAIPKLLENAGLNKNDVALWEINEAFSVVVVANQKLLDLDPSKINVHGGAVSLGHPIGMSGARIVVHLVHALKTGEKGVASICNGGGGASSILIEKLCHPISSPPTLTLYTKHPCPLCDILKNELQTHFSGQYQLQEVDITAPGNERFLKLYRYDIPVLFLEGQFLCKHRLDTEYLERRLADLISSTRSDKY comes from the exons ATGTTGACATTAAAGAACATAAGTAAA aTTCATTTGATCAGCTTACGAGCATATAGTtctaaagtgaaattaaatgatgttGTTATCGTTAGTGCTGTCAGAACACCTATTGGATCATTTTTAGGAGGACTATCTAATGTACCTGCACCAAAACTTGGAGCTGCTGCTATACAA gcAGCTGTAGAACGTGCTGGGGTTTCAAAGGAGCAAGTTACAGAAGTTTATATGGGAAATGTTTGTCAAGCTTTCGAGGGCCAAGCACCAGCAAGACAAGCTACATTGTTTGCAG gTTTTCCTAAATCAACAATATGCACAACAGTCAACAAAGTTTGTGCAAGTGGTATGAAAAGCATTATGCTTGCTTCTCAGACATTGCAATGTGGACATCAAGAGATTGTTCTTGCCGGTGGTATGGAATCCATGTCTAATGTACCATTCTATCTTGCACGAGGAGAAACTAAGTATGGTGGTATGAAACTTGAG GATGGTATTGTGTTTGATGGTTTAACCGATGTTTACAACAAATGCCATATGGGCAATTGTGCAGAAAATACcgctaaaaaattaaatatcacacGGAACGAGCAAGATGAATATGCTGTTAATAGTTATAAACGCAGTGCTGCAGCttatgaaaataaagtatttcaaGGAGAACTTATTTCAGTTAATGTACCACAAAAAAAAGGCAAACCTGATATTACATTTAACGAGGacgaagaatataaaagagtggatttttctaaatttaataaattaaatacagttttccag agaGAAAATGGCACAGTGACGGCTGGAAATGCATCAACCTTAAATGATGGAGCTGCTGCATTAATTTTAACTACTACAAATGTTGCTCAGAAAATGAATCTCAAACCTTTAGCGCGAGTTGTTGCATTCCAAGACGCGGCAACTGATCCTATCGATTTTCCAATTGCACCATCTTTTGCAATTcctaaa ttactagaaaacgctggactgaataaaaatgacgTAGCCCTTTGGGAGATCAACGAAGCTTTTAGCGTGGTTGTGGTCGCAAATCAAAAATTACTCGATCTTGACCctagtaaaataaatgtacacgGCGGTGCTGTGTCTCTTGGCCATCCTATCGG gaTGTCTGGAGCTCGCATTGTAGTACATTTAGTACATGCTTTGAAGACTGGGGAAAAGGGTGTTGCATCTATCTGTAATGGAGGTGGTGGCGcctcttcaattttaattgaaaaatt GTGTCATCCGATATCTTCCCCGCCGACATTAACGTTATACACGAAACATCCGTGTCCGCTTTgcgacattttaaaaaatgaattgcaAACACATTTTTCTGGTCAGTATCAACTGCAAGAAGTTGACATTACAGCCCCAGGAAACGAAAGATTTCTTAAACTATACAGATACGATATTCCAGTTCTGTTTTTGGAGGGGCAGTTTCTTTGCAAGCACCGTTTAGATACGGAGTATTTAGAGAGAAGATTGGCAGACTTAATCTCGTCAACAAGAAGTgataaatattag
- the LOC128880148 gene encoding acetyl-CoA acetyltransferase, mitochondrial isoform X3 — MLTLKNISKIHLISLRAYSSKVKLNDVVIVSAVRTPIGSFLGGLSNVPAPKLGAAAIQAAVERAGVSKEQVTEVYMGNVCQAFEGQAPARQATLFAGFPKSTICTTVNKVCASGMKSIMLASQTLQCGHQEIVLAGGMESMSNVPFYLARGETKYGGMKLEDGIVFDGLTDVYNKCHMGNCAENTAKKLNITRNEQDEYAVNSYKRSAAAYENKVFQGELISVNVPQKKGKPDITFNEDEEYKRVDFSKFNKLNTVFQRENGTVTAGNASTLNDGAAALILTTTNVAQKMNLKPLARVVAFQDAATDPIDFPIAPSFAIPKLLENAGLNKNDVALWEINEAFSVVVVANQKLLDLDPSKINVHGGAVSLGHPIGMSGARIVVHLVHALKTGEKGVASICNGGGGASSILIEKL; from the exons ATGTTGACATTAAAGAACATAAGTAAA aTTCATTTGATCAGCTTACGAGCATATAGTtctaaagtgaaattaaatgatgttGTTATCGTTAGTGCTGTCAGAACACCTATTGGATCATTTTTAGGAGGACTATCTAATGTACCTGCACCAAAACTTGGAGCTGCTGCTATACAA gcAGCTGTAGAACGTGCTGGGGTTTCAAAGGAGCAAGTTACAGAAGTTTATATGGGAAATGTTTGTCAAGCTTTCGAGGGCCAAGCACCAGCAAGACAAGCTACATTGTTTGCAG gTTTTCCTAAATCAACAATATGCACAACAGTCAACAAAGTTTGTGCAAGTGGTATGAAAAGCATTATGCTTGCTTCTCAGACATTGCAATGTGGACATCAAGAGATTGTTCTTGCCGGTGGTATGGAATCCATGTCTAATGTACCATTCTATCTTGCACGAGGAGAAACTAAGTATGGTGGTATGAAACTTGAG GATGGTATTGTGTTTGATGGTTTAACCGATGTTTACAACAAATGCCATATGGGCAATTGTGCAGAAAATACcgctaaaaaattaaatatcacacGGAACGAGCAAGATGAATATGCTGTTAATAGTTATAAACGCAGTGCTGCAGCttatgaaaataaagtatttcaaGGAGAACTTATTTCAGTTAATGTACCACAAAAAAAAGGCAAACCTGATATTACATTTAACGAGGacgaagaatataaaagagtggatttttctaaatttaataaattaaatacagttttccag agaGAAAATGGCACAGTGACGGCTGGAAATGCATCAACCTTAAATGATGGAGCTGCTGCATTAATTTTAACTACTACAAATGTTGCTCAGAAAATGAATCTCAAACCTTTAGCGCGAGTTGTTGCATTCCAAGACGCGGCAACTGATCCTATCGATTTTCCAATTGCACCATCTTTTGCAATTcctaaa ttactagaaaacgctggactgaataaaaatgacgTAGCCCTTTGGGAGATCAACGAAGCTTTTAGCGTGGTTGTGGTCGCAAATCAAAAATTACTCGATCTTGACCctagtaaaataaatgtacacgGCGGTGCTGTGTCTCTTGGCCATCCTATCGG gaTGTCTGGAGCTCGCATTGTAGTACATTTAGTACATGCTTTGAAGACTGGGGAAAAGGGTGTTGCATCTATCTGTAATGGAGGTGGTGGCGcctcttcaattttaattgaaaaattgtaa
- the LOC128880148 gene encoding acetyl-CoA acetyltransferase, mitochondrial isoform X2 gives MGNVCQAFEGQAPARQATLFAGFPKSTICTTVNKVCASGMKSIMLASQTLQCGHQEIVLAGGMESMSNVPFYLARGETKYGGMKLEDGIVFDGLTDVYNKCHMGNCAENTAKKLNITRNEQDEYAVNSYKRSAAAYENKVFQGELISVNVPQKKGKPDITFNEDEEYKRVDFSKFNKLNTVFQRENGTVTAGNASTLNDGAAALILTTTNVAQKMNLKPLARVVAFQDAATDPIDFPIAPSFAIPKLLENAGLNKNDVALWEINEAFSVVVVANQKLLDLDPSKINVHGGAVSLGHPIGMSGARIVVHLVHALKTGEKGVASICNGGGGASSILIEKLCHPISSPPTLTLYTKHPCPLCDILKNELQTHFSGQYQLQEVDITAPGNERFLKLYRYDIPVLFLEGQFLCKHRLDTEYLERRLADLISSTRSDKY, from the exons ATGGGAAATGTTTGTCAAGCTTTCGAGGGCCAAGCACCAGCAAGACAAGCTACATTGTTTGCAG gTTTTCCTAAATCAACAATATGCACAACAGTCAACAAAGTTTGTGCAAGTGGTATGAAAAGCATTATGCTTGCTTCTCAGACATTGCAATGTGGACATCAAGAGATTGTTCTTGCCGGTGGTATGGAATCCATGTCTAATGTACCATTCTATCTTGCACGAGGAGAAACTAAGTATGGTGGTATGAAACTTGAG GATGGTATTGTGTTTGATGGTTTAACCGATGTTTACAACAAATGCCATATGGGCAATTGTGCAGAAAATACcgctaaaaaattaaatatcacacGGAACGAGCAAGATGAATATGCTGTTAATAGTTATAAACGCAGTGCTGCAGCttatgaaaataaagtatttcaaGGAGAACTTATTTCAGTTAATGTACCACAAAAAAAAGGCAAACCTGATATTACATTTAACGAGGacgaagaatataaaagagtggatttttctaaatttaataaattaaatacagttttccag agaGAAAATGGCACAGTGACGGCTGGAAATGCATCAACCTTAAATGATGGAGCTGCTGCATTAATTTTAACTACTACAAATGTTGCTCAGAAAATGAATCTCAAACCTTTAGCGCGAGTTGTTGCATTCCAAGACGCGGCAACTGATCCTATCGATTTTCCAATTGCACCATCTTTTGCAATTcctaaa ttactagaaaacgctggactgaataaaaatgacgTAGCCCTTTGGGAGATCAACGAAGCTTTTAGCGTGGTTGTGGTCGCAAATCAAAAATTACTCGATCTTGACCctagtaaaataaatgtacacgGCGGTGCTGTGTCTCTTGGCCATCCTATCGG gaTGTCTGGAGCTCGCATTGTAGTACATTTAGTACATGCTTTGAAGACTGGGGAAAAGGGTGTTGCATCTATCTGTAATGGAGGTGGTGGCGcctcttcaattttaattgaaaaatt GTGTCATCCGATATCTTCCCCGCCGACATTAACGTTATACACGAAACATCCGTGTCCGCTTTgcgacattttaaaaaatgaattgcaAACACATTTTTCTGGTCAGTATCAACTGCAAGAAGTTGACATTACAGCCCCAGGAAACGAAAGATTTCTTAAACTATACAGATACGATATTCCAGTTCTGTTTTTGGAGGGGCAGTTTCTTTGCAAGCACCGTTTAGATACGGAGTATTTAGAGAGAAGATTGGCAGACTTAATCTCGTCAACAAGAAGTgataaatattag